Proteins from one Impatiens glandulifera chromosome 2, dImpGla2.1, whole genome shotgun sequence genomic window:
- the LOC124925185 gene encoding putative two-component response regulator ARR21 has product MDKRMVDAMSKLPSKPLRSITILVVDDDPTCLSIVAALLKSWNYEVVTVKHAIDALCALRLKTGYFDLVVTDIHMPDMNGFELHKIIKEEFNLPVVFMSADDKDSVIFEGLARGAACFIVKPVTPADLKNLWQYVVAKKAGGKGILGIDQERTLPRFNHQNTVSNHAPPVAPSPRQILPTQKPFNNSNGSSAAVASSAAVASSAAVASVSAADGNNRGKESSKRRGPISKFVAPTPREMNENSAAPKKIKIVWTNALHNQFLEAVRTLGLDRAVPKKILELMNVPGLTRENVASHLQKYRIFLKRVSEAGCRIQSSAERRLSQKSFESMFDYSGSKPFEIPSSLFEKIPSLDSPAPVKSSPGNGCYSISQNLLNQSTSSGLRSSYGKSRPLSLTGTANNDVSVSLKNNNGKNRAKGESSSSTHVVNGGSNPVPNPNPNHSEIMPASFTATNGYSNYNSNMNNNNNMASSYAGFRLGNDGSLISYNGNSDNVNVNRVAVDGSHNITGDNSGFIGSSPSSMGNHQSPKNPNVTTYFPHNNINHLPNPINTNNNIMVGNNNYGVFPSNNMMIPTNANNNIMVGNNNNNINYGCDFGVINNGDLNSVFLNTQATNYQVQQPLNMLSGEGVLEPTNNIPFSSYHFGETSQQNGGHEEANMNWDNLENTFPTLLDHDTEFPFLGQEDEEFLRSVLGYGDSGGADADQGTDQNLNNFGYH; this is encoded by the exons ATGGACAAGAGAATGGTTGATGCTATGTCGAAGTTGCCTTCAAAACCTCTCAGATCCATTACCATTTTGGTTGTCGATGATGATCCTACTTGTCTCTCAATTGTTGCTGCCTTACTCAAATCATGGAATTACGAAG TTGTGACAGTGAAACATGCCATCGATGCTTTGTGCGCTCTAAGGCTCAAGACCGGTTACTTCGATCTAGTGGTAACAGATATTCATATGCCTGATATGAATGGTTTTGAGTTGCATAAGATAATCAAAGAAGAATTCAACCTGCCTGTTGTTT TTATGTCAGCCGACGACAAGGATAGTGTGATATTTGAAGGACTAGCCCGTGGAGCAGCTTGTTTCATAGTCAAGCCGGTAACTCCGGCGGACCTCAAAAACCTCTGGCAATACGTCGTTGCGAAGAAGGCCGGCGGCAAAGGAATTCTGGGTATTGATCAGGAAAGAACACTTCCTAGATTCAATCATCAGAATACTGTTTCCAATCATGCACCACCCGTGGCGCCGTCGCCGCGTCAAATATTGCCGACCCAAAAGCCTTTTAATAACTCTAATGGTTCCTCGGCCGCCGTAGCTTCCTCGGCCGCCGTAGCTTCCTCGGCCGCCGTAGCTTCCGTATCCGCCGCCGACGGCAACAACAGAGGGAAGGAAAGCTCGAAACGGAGGGGTCCAATATCAAAGTTTGTAGCACCCACCCCAAGGGAGATGAATGAGAATTCTGCTGCTCCGAAGAAGATCAAAATCGTGTGGACCAATGCCCTGCATAATCAGTTCTTGGAAGCTGTTAGAACTCTAGGACTTGACA GGGCTGTACCGAAGAAAATTCTGGAGCTGATGAATGTGCCAGGATTGACTAGAGAAAATGTAGCAAGTCATTTGCAG AAGTATAGAATTTTCTTGAAGCGTGTTTCAGAGGCCGGCTGCCGGATTCAATCTTCGGCGGAGAGGCGGTTATCTCAGAAGTCATTTGAATCAATGTTTGATTACAGTGGATCGAAACCCTTTGAGATACCATCGTCTCTGTTTGAGAAAATCCCGTCTCTTGATTCTCCTGCTCCGGTTAAATCATCTCCCGGCAACGGCTGCTACTCCATTTCTCAAAATCTGTTAAACCAGTCGACGTCGTCTGGTCTGAGGTCCAGCTATGGAAAGTCACGGCCATTATCACTGACGGGTACTGCCAATAATGATGTCTCTGTTAGTCTGAAAAATAACAATGGTAAAAACAGAGCAAAAGGTGAGTCCAGCTCTTCTACTCATGTTGTCAATGGAGGATCCAACCCTGTCCCTAACCCGAACCCTAATCATAGTGAGATCATGCCGGCAAGCTTCACCGCCACCAATGGGTACTCAAACTACAATTCCaacatgaataataataataatatggcTTCTTCTTATGCTGGTTTCCGATTGGGGAATGATGGGAGTTTAATCAGTTATAATGGTAACTCCGACAATGTTAATGTTAATAGAGTTGCTGTCGACGGTTCACATAACATAACCGGAGACAACTCCGGTTTCATTGGAAGTTCTCCGTCGTCGATGGGAAATCATCAGTCTCCTAAGAATCCTAATGTCACAACATATTTTCCTCATAACAATATCAATCATCTTCCAAATCCTATCAACACAAACAATAATATCATGGTGGGTAACAACAACTATGGTGTTTTTCCTAGTAACAATATGATGATTCCTACAAATGCAAACAACAATATCATGGtgggaaacaacaacaacaacatcaactATGGTTGTGACTTTGGGGTTATAAACAATGGTGATCTCAACTCTGTTTTCTTGAATACTCAAGCTACTAACTACCAAGTTCAACAACCTCTAAATatg CTGTCTGGAGAAGGAGTACTCGAACCAACCAACAATATTCCATTTAGCTCATACCATTTTGGAGAAACCTCGCAG CAAAATGGTGGTCATGAGGAGGCAAACATGAATTGGGATAATCTGGAGAACACTTTTCCAACACTGCTGGATCATGATACTGAATTTCCATTTCTTGgg caAGAAGATGAGGAGTTCTTGAGATCGGTTTTAGGTTATGGAGACTCGGGTGGCGCCGACGCTGATCAAGGTACTGATCAAAACCTTAACAACTTCGGATATCACTGA
- the LOC124927231 gene encoding traB domain-containing protein isoform X2, with product MMDFSMKKTLLLASSFSLLGGTKCMNTYSYPFKSHSRSLKPIRVSIAPPPPDFDYKSSLLTQSRQAIARAHPELLDLADNGSLVLISKTQFGPVPPWRTEFVEPEAIWLIGTSHISPQSASDVERVLRTVNPDNVVVELCRSRAGIMYTGDEPGQQLRSNMFSLSGAGFFGAVGRSLDLGGQTALALRLLLATFSSKISSDVNRPFGDEFRAARRVSENIGAQIVLGDRPIEITLERAWNSLDWNEKLNLLLSVFRGITSSSIDTTKFKDDDSSYQLYEQLSFSYPSLLQSLIHERDVYMSWSLKRSKAVNNSKRVVGVIGKGHLNGVIYSLISDTGNLRFRDLAGKKSSGDASGSWVVTLLKNLARDTLIGILLWALFEQIKKLS from the exons ATGATGGACTTCTCCATGAAGAAGACTCTTCTTCTAGCATCTTCCTTCTCATTGCTAGGAGGAACCAAGTGCATGAATACCTACTCTTACCCCTTCAAGTCCCATTCCAGATCCTTAAAACCCATCAGAGTGTCAATTGCTCCTCCTCCACCTGATTTCGACTATAAATCCTCACTCCTAACTCAATCTCGACAGGCAATTGCTCGCGCCCATCCCGAATTGCTCGATTTAGCCGACAACGGAAGCTTGGTTCTCATCTCTAAGACCCAATTCGGCCCTGTCCCCCCCTGGCGAACCGAGTTTGTCGAGCCGGAGGCTATTTGGCTCATCGGAACTTCTCACATCTCCCCTCAATCGGCATCCGATGTTGAGCGCGTTCTCCGTACAGTCAACCCGGATAATGTTGTCGTGGAGCTCTGCAGAAGCAG AGCTGGGATTATGTATACTGGTGATGAGCCAGGTCAACAACTACGCTCAAATATGTTCTCTTTATCGGGGGCAGGATTTTTTGGTGCCGTTGGCCGCAGTTTAGATTTGG GTGGTCAGACTGCTCTCGCGTTGCGTCTACTTTTAGCAACTTTTTCGTCGAAAATCTCTTCAGATGTGAACCGTCCTTTCGGGGATGAG TTTCGAGCTGCTAGGAGAGTATCGGAAAACATTGGCGCTCAAATTGTTCTGGGGGATCGACCAATTGAGATCACT CTCGAAAGGGCATGGAATTCCCTAGATTGGAACGAGAAGCTGAACCTTCTACTCTCTGTATTTCGCGGAATAACATCCTCGTCTATAGACACAACCAAATTTAAG GATGATGATAGCTCTTACCAGCTATACGAGCAACTAAGTTTTTCTTATCCATCGCTTCTGCAATCACTCATTCACGAACGAGATGTA TATATGTCTTGGTCTTTGAAGAGGAGCAAGGCTGTAAACAACAGCAAGAGAGTGGTTGGTGTTATTGGAAAAGGCCACTTGAATGGTGTGATTTACTCGTTAATATCCGACACTGGTAACTTGCGGTTTAGGGACCTTGCAGGGAAGAAATCTTCCGGTGATGCCTCCGGTTCTTGGGTCGTCACCCTTCTGAAAAACCTGGCCAGAGATACCCTTATTGGGATTTTGTTATGGGCATTATTTGAACAAATCAAAAAACTTTCTTAG
- the LOC124927231 gene encoding traB domain-containing protein isoform X1, producing MMDFSMKKTLLLASSFSLLGGTKCMNTYSYPFKSHSRSLKPIRVSIAPPPPDFDYKSSLLTQSRQAIARAHPELLDLADNGSLVLISKTQFGPVPPWRTEFVEPEAIWLIGTSHISPQSASDVERVLRTVNPDNVVVELCRSRAGIMYTGDEPGQQLRSNMFSLSGAGFFGAVGRSLDLGGQTALALRLLLATFSSKISSDVNRPFGDEFRAARRVSENIGAQIVLGDRPIEITLERAWNSLDWNEKLNLLLSVFRGITSSSIDTTKFKELQDDDSSYQLYEQLSFSYPSLLQSLIHERDVYMSWSLKRSKAVNNSKRVVGVIGKGHLNGVIYSLISDTGNLRFRDLAGKKSSGDASGSWVVTLLKNLARDTLIGILLWALFEQIKKLS from the exons ATGATGGACTTCTCCATGAAGAAGACTCTTCTTCTAGCATCTTCCTTCTCATTGCTAGGAGGAACCAAGTGCATGAATACCTACTCTTACCCCTTCAAGTCCCATTCCAGATCCTTAAAACCCATCAGAGTGTCAATTGCTCCTCCTCCACCTGATTTCGACTATAAATCCTCACTCCTAACTCAATCTCGACAGGCAATTGCTCGCGCCCATCCCGAATTGCTCGATTTAGCCGACAACGGAAGCTTGGTTCTCATCTCTAAGACCCAATTCGGCCCTGTCCCCCCCTGGCGAACCGAGTTTGTCGAGCCGGAGGCTATTTGGCTCATCGGAACTTCTCACATCTCCCCTCAATCGGCATCCGATGTTGAGCGCGTTCTCCGTACAGTCAACCCGGATAATGTTGTCGTGGAGCTCTGCAGAAGCAG AGCTGGGATTATGTATACTGGTGATGAGCCAGGTCAACAACTACGCTCAAATATGTTCTCTTTATCGGGGGCAGGATTTTTTGGTGCCGTTGGCCGCAGTTTAGATTTGG GTGGTCAGACTGCTCTCGCGTTGCGTCTACTTTTAGCAACTTTTTCGTCGAAAATCTCTTCAGATGTGAACCGTCCTTTCGGGGATGAG TTTCGAGCTGCTAGGAGAGTATCGGAAAACATTGGCGCTCAAATTGTTCTGGGGGATCGACCAATTGAGATCACT CTCGAAAGGGCATGGAATTCCCTAGATTGGAACGAGAAGCTGAACCTTCTACTCTCTGTATTTCGCGGAATAACATCCTCGTCTATAGACACAACCAAATTTAAG GAGTTGCAGGATGATGATAGCTCTTACCAGCTATACGAGCAACTAAGTTTTTCTTATCCATCGCTTCTGCAATCACTCATTCACGAACGAGATGTA TATATGTCTTGGTCTTTGAAGAGGAGCAAGGCTGTAAACAACAGCAAGAGAGTGGTTGGTGTTATTGGAAAAGGCCACTTGAATGGTGTGATTTACTCGTTAATATCCGACACTGGTAACTTGCGGTTTAGGGACCTTGCAGGGAAGAAATCTTCCGGTGATGCCTCCGGTTCTTGGGTCGTCACCCTTCTGAAAAACCTGGCCAGAGATACCCTTATTGGGATTTTGTTATGGGCATTATTTGAACAAATCAAAAAACTTTCTTAG
- the LOC124927231 gene encoding traB domain-containing protein isoform X3, whose product MLSAFSVQSTRIMLSWSSAEAEFIFRAGIMYTGDEPGQQLRSNMFSLSGAGFFGAVGRSLDLGGQTALALRLLLATFSSKISSDVNRPFGDEFRAARRVSENIGAQIVLGDRPIEITLERAWNSLDWNEKLNLLLSVFRGITSSSIDTTKFKELQDDDSSYQLYEQLSFSYPSLLQSLIHERDVYMSWSLKRSKAVNNSKRVVGVIGKGHLNGVIYSLISDTGNLRFRDLAGKKSSGDASGSWVVTLLKNLARDTLIGILLWALFEQIKKLS is encoded by the exons ATGTTGAGCGCGTTCTCCGTACAGTCAACCCGGATAATGTTGTCGTGGAGCTCTGCAGAAGCAG AATTCATTTTCAGAGCTGGGATTATGTATACTGGTGATGAGCCAGGTCAACAACTACGCTCAAATATGTTCTCTTTATCGGGGGCAGGATTTTTTGGTGCCGTTGGCCGCAGTTTAGATTTGG GTGGTCAGACTGCTCTCGCGTTGCGTCTACTTTTAGCAACTTTTTCGTCGAAAATCTCTTCAGATGTGAACCGTCCTTTCGGGGATGAG TTTCGAGCTGCTAGGAGAGTATCGGAAAACATTGGCGCTCAAATTGTTCTGGGGGATCGACCAATTGAGATCACT CTCGAAAGGGCATGGAATTCCCTAGATTGGAACGAGAAGCTGAACCTTCTACTCTCTGTATTTCGCGGAATAACATCCTCGTCTATAGACACAACCAAATTTAAG GAGTTGCAGGATGATGATAGCTCTTACCAGCTATACGAGCAACTAAGTTTTTCTTATCCATCGCTTCTGCAATCACTCATTCACGAACGAGATGTA TATATGTCTTGGTCTTTGAAGAGGAGCAAGGCTGTAAACAACAGCAAGAGAGTGGTTGGTGTTATTGGAAAAGGCCACTTGAATGGTGTGATTTACTCGTTAATATCCGACACTGGTAACTTGCGGTTTAGGGACCTTGCAGGGAAGAAATCTTCCGGTGATGCCTCCGGTTCTTGGGTCGTCACCCTTCTGAAAAACCTGGCCAGAGATACCCTTATTGGGATTTTGTTATGGGCATTATTTGAACAAATCAAAAAACTTTCTTAG